The Acidimicrobiia bacterium genome contains the following window.
GAAGCGCGACAACGCGGTCTTGCGCACCAGCGGACCGAAGACGGGAACCCGCAGCTTGAACCGGTCCCACGCCGCGCGGCCGCTGTCGGTACCGATCCAGCGCCGGAACAGCCACGCCGCGACGACGGCCGCGACGATCAAGAACGGGAACATCGTCCGCACGACGTTCGAGACGGAGATGAGCACCCTCGTCAGCGCCGGGAGCTTGCCGCCGAGGTCGTGGTACATGCTCTTGAACTGCGGGACGATGAACACGAGCATCGCCGTCGCGATCAGGATCACGAGGATGAACACGACGATCGGGTAGGTCATCGCCGACTTGATCTTCCGGCGGAGCTCGACCTGCTTCTCGATCGTCTCGGCGAGCTTCAGGAGGACCGAGTCGAGCACACCGCCCGCCTCGCCGGAGCGGACCATCGCGACGTACAGGCGGTTGAACGCCTTCGGGTGCTTGGCGAGCGCGGCGGACAGCGAGCTGCCCTTCTCGACGTCGATGCGCACCTCGGTGACGACGTGCGCGAGCTCCTTGTTCTCGGTCTGCTCGCCCAGGATCGACAGCGCGCGCAGCAGCGAAAGGCCGGAGTCGATCATCGTCGCGAACTGGCGCGAGAAGACCGCGACGTCCTTCAGCTTGATCCGGTCGGTGAGCCCCGGGATGCGGACGTCGGACGTGAGGCCGGGTCCACCCCGCTTCTCGATGCTGATGGGCGTGTAGCCCATCGAGCGGAGCTTGCCGGCGACGAGCGTCTCGCTCTCGGCCTCGAGCTCGCCCTCGACCGTGCGACCGGCCCGGTCGCGGACCTTGTACTGGAACGTCGTCGGCATCGTCCGCTCCTCAGTGCGCCCACGCCGCGGAGCTCGAGAGCCGGCGCAGGTCCTCCTCGTTCGCGCACCGCTCGAGCGCCGCGTCCATCGTGATGCGGCCCTGTCGCGCGAGCGCGGCGAGCGACTGGTCCATCGTCACCATCCCGTGCTTCCCGCCCGCCTGCATCAGCGAGTAGATCTGGTGCACCTTCCCCTCACGGATCAGGTTGCGGATGGCGGGCGTCGCGACGAGCACCTCGGCCGCGACCGCGCGCCCGCCGCCGTCGGCCGTGGGCACGAGCTGCTGCGTGACGATGCCCTGGAGCGACGCCGCGAGCTGCACGCGGATCTGCTGCTGCTGGTGCGCGGGAAACACGTCGATGACGCGGTCGATCGACTGCGGCGCGTCCTGCGTGTGCAGCGTCGCGAACACGAGGTGACCGGTCTCCGCGGCCGTCAGCGCGGTCTGGATCGTCTCGAGGTCGCGCATCTCGCCGACGAGGATCACGTCGGGGTCCTGACGGAGCACGTGCTTCAGCGCGTTGGCGAACGAGTGCGTGTCCTCGCCGACCTCGCGCTGGTTGACGACCGACCGCTTGTGCTGGTGCAGGAACTCGATCGGGTCCTCGACCGTCATGATGTGAACGGCCTTGGAGCGGTTGATGATGTCGACGAGCGACGCGAGCGTCGTCGACTTCCCCGAGCCGGTCGGGCCGGTGACGAGCACGAGCCCGCGTGGCAGCTCCGCGAACTGCTCGACCGACGGCGGCAACCCGAGCTGGTCGAAGCCGACGATCTCGTACGGGATGGCACGCATGACCGCGCCGACCGAGTCGCGCTGGAGGAACACGTTCAGCCGGAAGCGGCTGCGGCCCGGGAGGGTGTAGCTCGTGTCGAGCTCGAGCTCGTTCTCGAACTTCTCGCGCTGCTTCTGCGTGATGACCGCGTACAGCATCTCGCGGATCTGCGATCCGTTGAGGACGTCGAACTCGTTGAGCGGGCGGAGCTCGCCGTGCACGCGCACGATCGGCTGCGAGCCCGCGGTGAGGTGCAGGTCCGAGCCGCGCATCTCGATGAGCTTCTCGAGCAGCGCGTTGACGTGCAGCTCGGGCTCGCCCGCACCGGATTCGGGCTCGGCGCCGACGGCGACACCGCTCGGCGCGCCCGGGCCGCCGACGGCCGTCGCACCTGCGGACGCCGGGACGCGCTCGGCGCCGTAGACCATGTCGATCGCCTGCGCGAGCTCGTACCGGCCCGCGGTCGCGGGGATGATCTCGTAGCCGGTCGCCGTGCCGACGGCCTGGAGCGCGTCGTCGTCGGCGGGCTCCGCGAACGCGACGACGAGCTTGCGATCTTCGAAGTCGACACCGAGCGCGCCGTAGCGGCGCGCGACGTCGGGCGGGATGATCGTCGACGCGTCGGGGTGCAGCGGCGTGTCGCCGAAGTCCACGAAGCGCAGGCTCAGCGCGTCGGCGATCGCCGCAGTCAGGTCCTTCTCGCCGACGAGCTGCTTGCGACGCAACACGACGGGGAGCGGCTCACCGGCGCGACGCGCCTCGGCCAGCGCGACCTCGAGGTTGTCGCGCGACAGCACGTGCCTCTCGACGAGGAACTCCCCCAGCCGCCGTGCCTGCCGATCCAGCATCGTCATCTCCTGTCCGCGTTCTCGTTACGACACGACCCGGAAGATCTCTTCCAGGCTCGTGTGGCCGGCGGCGACCTTGCGCAGGCCGTCCTCGCGCAGCGTCAACATCCCCTGCATCACCGAGACCTTCTTGAGGTCCTCGGTCGAGCGGCGCTCGATCACGAGCCGCTCGATCTCCTCGCTCATCACCATCACCTCGTGGATCGCGAACCGGCCCCGGTACCCGGTCCGCCCGCACGCGGTGCAGCCCGTCGCCTGGTAGAGCGTCGGCCACTCGTCGAGCGAGTCCATCGGCCACCCCGCCTCGACGAGCTCGGCCTCGGTCGGCTGGTACGCCTCCTTGCAGTGGTCGCACAGCCGGCGCGCGAGCCGTTGCGCGAGGACACAGTCGAGCGCGCTCACGACGAGGAACGGCTCGACGCCCATCTCGACGAGACGCATCGGCGTCGACGCGGCGTCGTTGGTGTGCAGTGTCGACAGCACGAGGTGACCGGTGAGCGACGCCTCGACCGCGATCGTCGCCGTCTCGCGGTCGCGGATCTCGCCGACGAGCACGACATCGGGGTCGGAGCGGAGGATCGAGCGCAGCGCGCCCGCGAACGTCAGGCCCGCCTTCGGGTTGATCTGCATCTGGTTGATGCCCGCGAGGCGGTACTCGACCGGGTCCTCGACCGTGATGACGTTGCGGTGCGGCTCGTTGAGGACGTTGAGCGTCGCGTACAGCGTCGTCGACTTGCCCGAGCCGGTCGGGCCGGTGACGAGGATCGTCCCGTACGGCTTCCGGTACGCGCCCTCGTAGCGCGCGAGCACCTCGGGGAGGAACCCGAGGTCCTCGAGGCTGAGCAGACCGCGGCCCTTGTCGAGGATCCGCATGACGACCTTCTCGCCGTACACCGTCGGCAGCGTCGCGATGCGCACGTCGATCGGGTTGCCCGACACGTTGAGCGACATGCGCCCGTCCTGCGGGACGCGGCGCTCCGCGATGTTGATGTCGGCCATGACCTTGAGCCGGCTGATGACGCCGTTCTGGATCGACTTGGGCGACTGCATGACCTCGTGCAGCACGCCGTCGATGCGGAACCGGATGCGCAGGTCGCGCTCGGTCGGCTCGACGTGGATGTCGGACGCGCGGTCGGCGACGGCCTGCGTGATGAGCAGGTTGACGAACTTGACGATCGGCGCGTCCTCGACGACCTCGCGGACCTTCGCGATGTCGTCGCCCTCGGCGAGCTCCTCCGCGGCCGTCTGCGCGAGCGAGTCGACCTCGGTGTCGAGACGGTGGAACCGGTCGATCGCGTCCGAGATCTGGCTCTCGGTCCCGACGACCGTCTTCACCTCCGCGCCGCTGATCGCGCGGATGTCGTCGACCGCGAAGACGTTGGCGGGGTCGGCCATGACGACGACGAGCCGGTCGTCGTCCCACCCGATCGGCATCGCGCGGTATCGGCGCGCGAGCGACTCCGGGATCATCGACGCGACGGACGCGTCGATCGGGTGCTCCGACAGGTCGACGAAGTCCAGCCCGACCTGGCTCGCCAACGTCCGGATCACGTCGATCTCGGTGACCGCGCCGCTCTCGATGAGCACACGGGGCAGCGGCTTCCCGGTTCGTTCCTGCTCGGCCAGCGCCGTCTCGAGCTCGGCCCGCGTCAGCAGACCCTCCTCGAGCAGGAGCGTGCCGAGATGCGTCCCGTCGGACAGGGCAGCCTCCAAGACCTCGTCCGGGTGGTGAACGAGCCCCCGCGCGGCCCCCGCGTGGCTCGACCCGCGTTATCGGCGCTCGGAGGCGGGACCTGTACCCCCGGTCCCGTTCATGCGTCGCTGGATGTCGTCAGACAACAACGAGCGACGCATGGACGATCTGGTCAGCCGTCGCGGAGGGCGGAGAACATCCGCAGCAGGGCGCCCCGGTCCCGCGGGACCGCCGGGTGGGGTCCGTCCGGGTCGGCGTCGTCGTCCTCGGCGTCGTCCGCCGTGTCGAGCACCTCGACCGTCGGCTCGCCAGCGTGCGCGACCACCGGGTCCTCGCCGGGCTCCGGCTCCGGGTCGGGCTCGGCCGCGATCTCGATGACCGGCTCGCCGAGCGCGGCCCGCTCGAGCTCCTCGCGGTCGAGACGGGCGAGCGCGTCGGGGCCCTCGGTCGGCAGGTCCACCGACGCGAGCGAGACGACGTCGACCTCGGGTCCGGCGACGAGGGTGAGGGTCGCGGGAGCATCCACGCCGAGCGTGACGGCCCCCGCGTCGACGAGCGCGCGCAGTGCCCCGGCGACCTCGGCCGCGCTGCGGTCGAGCTCCACGGCGAGGTCCCGCACGGAGCGCGTGCCGTCGACGGCCACGAGGACGGACCAGGAGGCCCGGTCGATCGTGACGACGTCGTCCGCGAGCTCCCGGGTCAGCGCGGGTCGCACGTCGAAGGACGGCACGACGCGGGAGATCGCGGGCCACTCCTCGAGCAGCGGGCGGAGCCGGCCGAGCAGCACCGCGACCGGCAGCGCGTCGACGACCGGGCCCATCGCGCCCGCGGGCGCGGTCTCGAACTCGAACTCGCCGTCGTCCAACCGGCCGAACGCGAAGCACACGTCGAGGAGGCGGGCGTCGAGCCCGGTCGGGAGCGGGGCGCCGCCGTCGACCTCGTGGAGGTCGGCACCGCAGAGGTCGCCGTCGGCGAGGTGGAGCACACCCTCGACGCCCGGCGCGGAGACGTGGAGGGTCCCGGTCTTGGCCGTCTCGGCCAGGAGCTGCAGCACCTCGTGCAGCGAGAAGGTTGCGAGGTTTCCCTGCAGTGACACCGTGCCACCGTCCTCCGTCCGCGACGAGCCCAGCGGGGAGATGATCGGCGCCGGCGGCGTGGAACTTGAAGCCGTGGTGGCGTCAGCCGCCGTCCGTGACCGCGGCGCGCATCGCGTCGAGCGGCGCGTCGACGCCCGTCATGAGACGGAACGCCAGCGCGGCCTGGTGCACGAGCATGCCGAGCCCGTTGGCGGCGACCGCGACGCCCGCGCTGCGGGCCGCGGCGAGCAGCGGTGTCTCGGCCGGGTGGTAGACGGTGTCGAGGACGACGTGCTCCGGGCGCAGGCAGGCCGGGTCGAACGGCGGCGGCTCGCCGCGCATCCCGATCGGCGTCGCGTTGACGACGACGTCCACGGCCCGAACCGCCGCGCCGAGGTCGTCGAGCCCGATCGCGCGCGCGCCCGGGGCGAGCGCCGCCGCGGCCTCGCACGCGTCGCGGCGTCGAGCGGCGACGGTGACGCGCGCGCCGGCGCGGCCCAGCGCGAGCACGATGGCGCGCGCCGCCCCGCCGGCGCCGATGACGACGACGCCGCGGCCGCACGGGTCGACACCGTCGTCGCGCAGCGCGGCGACGAAGCCGGGTCCGTCCGTCGAGTCGCCGTAGACGCGCCCCCCGTCACGCGGGACGACCGTGTTCGCCACGCCGAGCGTGCCCGCATCGTCGGACAGGTCGTCGCAGGCGCGCGCGGCGTCGGCTTTGTGCGGCATCGTCACGTTGAGCCCGGCGAGCCCCAGAGCGGGGACCGCGCGCACCGCATCGCCGCCCCGCCCCGCCGGAACCGGGAACGCGACGTACACGTAGTCGAGGCCGAGGGCGCGGTACCCGGCGTTGTGCAGCGCGGGGGACGACGAGTGCGCGACCGGATCCCCGATGACCCCCGCGACGCGCGTCGCGCCCGTCACGGCGTGCGGACCGGTCACAGCAGACCCTTCTTGCGAGCCTCGGCGATGTTCTGCAGGTGCTGCTGGTACGTCGTCGCGAACGCGTGCTTCCCGCTCGCGTCGATCAGCACGTAGTACAGGTACGGCGCGTTCGCAGGCGCGAGCGCGGCTCGCAGCGAGACGAGCGCGACCGTCGAGATGGGCGTGGGCGGGAGGCCCTTGACCTTGTACGTGTTGTAGGGCGACGCGAGCGCGAAGTCCGCGTTCGTGAGCGGCCCGTCGCCACCGCCGCGTGCGTACTTCACGGTCGCGTCGATCTGCAGCGGCGTCCCGTCGTGCAGGCGGTTGTAGACGACGGCCGCGATCAGCGGGCGGTCGACGTCGAGCTTGGCCTCGGTCTGGATCAGGGAGGCGACGATGACGGCCTGGTATGCGCTCGCGCCGTGCGGGCCACCGCGTGCGAGACCCGCGGCGTCCGCCTCTTGGTCGAAGCGGCCGACGAGCGTCCGCAGGACCTGCGCCTCGGACTCGCCACGGTCGACGACGTACGTGTCCGGGAACGTCAACCCTTCCAGCGAGCTCACACCCGCGGGCTCGTACTTCGACCGGATCGTGCCCGAGCGCGCGACGGCGAGGAACTTGTCGGCGCTCAGGCCGCGCAACGTGCCGACGCGGGCTGCGATCTGCTCGAGCGTGAGGCCGGGCGGCAGCGCGAGGTGCTCGACGCTCGGCCCCTTGCTCAAGGCGCGCGCTGCCGCACGCGCGCCCATGTGCCTGTGCAGCTCGTACTCGCCCGCCTGGTACGGGCCACCGCCCGTGATCTCGGCATAGATCCGGAACGCGAACGACGACCCGACGACGCCCGCCGCGTGCAGCCGGTCCCCGATGCCGGAGACACCGGTCCCGCTCGGGATGTCGACCGTCACGGCGGCGCCCTGCCCGCCTGGCGCGTCGACCTGCCACCAGAACCACGCGCCGGCCACGAGGAACGGCGCGGCGAGGACGCCGAGCACCCCGAGCACCATCAGCCCGCGTCGCCGCTGACGCGTCCGGTACGCGCGCTGCTGCTGGCGCGGCGCGGACGGGTCGTCGCTCGTCGCGTCGGTCATCAGTGTTCAGCTCCTGGCGGCTTCGCCGCCGGGCCGCTTGGCCACGCTTCCGCTCGCCTCCCGGCTCGCTCGCTCAGGCGACCGTCCAGCCACGACTGCAGCATCACCGCGGCGGCGACCTTGTCGACCACGGCGCGTCGCGCGCGCTTGCGGACGTTCGCGGCGGTCATCCCCTGCTGCGCGATGACCGTCGTGAGACGCTCGTCGTGCAGCTCGACCTCGACGCCGTCGCGCGCGGCGACCTCGCGGAGCGCGTCGACCTCACGGCGGGTCGCACGCGCCGCCGGTCCGTCGCGGCCCGACAGCGACCGGGGCAACCCCACGACGATCGTCGTCGCGCCTGCGACGCGCGCGGCCGAGACGATCGCGGCGTGGTCGGCGGCGTCGTCGCCGCTGCGCGCGAGCACCTCGTGCGGCAGCGCGATCGTGCCGCCGGGATCCGAGAGGGCGAGACCGATGCGGCGACTGCCGAGGTCGACGCCGAGGACGCGCGTCACCCGAGGGAGGCTACGGCCTCCCGCGCCCGCGCGAGCGCCACCTCGAGCGCGTCGTCGACCGCCTGCGGCTTCGGACCGCCACCGACCACCGCTTCCGCGTTGCGGCTGGTCCCGCCACCGAGTGCCTTCGCCGCGGGCTGCGCGATCTCGGCCGCCGAGACGCCCTTGGACACCAGGTCCTTCGTGACCGCGACCGCGATCGCCGCCTTCTTGCCGTCGGCCGTCTCCCCGGTGAGCACGACGACGCCCGACCCGAGCGCGTCGCGCGTCGCGAGCGCGAGCTGACGGAGCTCGTCGTTCGTCGCGCCGTCACGGCGCAACGCGACGACGTGGTCGACCGCCTTCGCCGCGAGCTGCGACGCCTCGGCCGTGGCCTGCTGCACGCGCAGCGCCTTCAGCTCGTCGCCGCGGTCGCGCAGCTCGTCGAGGAGTGCCCGCACCCGCGTCGGAACGTCGGCCGGCTTCACCTTGAGGAGGTCGGCGAGCTCGCGTAGCTCGACCTCCTCCTCGTGGATCCGTTCGAGCGCGACGTCGCCCGTGACGGCCTCGATGCGGCGCAGGTTCGAACCGATCGAACCCTCGCTGACGATCTTGATCGGACCGATGAAGCCGAGCGCGTGCACGTGGGTGCCGCCGCAGAGCTCGATGGAGTGCTCGCCTGCTTCGAGGACGCGCACGATGTCGCCGTACTTCTCCCCGAAGAACGCGATCGCGCCGAGCTCGACCGCGTGCTCCTTGGTCGTCTCGTAGTGACGGACCGGCG
Protein-coding sequences here:
- a CDS encoding PilT/PilU family type 4a pilus ATPase, producing MLDRQARRLGEFLVERHVLSRDNLEVALAEARRAGEPLPVVLRRKQLVGEKDLTAAIADALSLRFVDFGDTPLHPDASTIIPPDVARRYGALGVDFEDRKLVVAFAEPADDDALQAVGTATGYEIIPATAGRYELAQAIDMVYGAERVPASAGATAVGGPGAPSGVAVGAEPESGAGEPELHVNALLEKLIEMRGSDLHLTAGSQPIVRVHGELRPLNEFDVLNGSQIREMLYAVITQKQREKFENELELDTSYTLPGRSRFRLNVFLQRDSVGAVMRAIPYEIVGFDQLGLPPSVEQFAELPRGLVLVTGPTGSGKSTTLASLVDIINRSKAVHIMTVEDPIEFLHQHKRSVVNQREVGEDTHSFANALKHVLRQDPDVILVGEMRDLETIQTALTAAETGHLVFATLHTQDAPQSIDRVIDVFPAHQQQQIRVQLAASLQGIVTQQLVPTADGGGRAVAAEVLVATPAIRNLIREGKVHQIYSLMQAGGKHGMVTMDQSLAALARQGRITMDAALERCANEEDLRRLSSSAAWAH
- a CDS encoding DUF4388 domain-containing protein — encoded protein: MSLQGNLATFSLHEVLQLLAETAKTGTLHVSAPGVEGVLHLADGDLCGADLHEVDGGAPLPTGLDARLLDVCFAFGRLDDGEFEFETAPAGAMGPVVDALPVAVLLGRLRPLLEEWPAISRVVPSFDVRPALTRELADDVVTIDRASWSVLVAVDGTRSVRDLAVELDRSAAEVAGALRALVDAGAVTLGVDAPATLTLVAGPEVDVVSLASVDLPTEGPDALARLDREELERAALGEPVIEIAAEPDPEPEPGEDPVVAHAGEPTVEVLDTADDAEDDDADPDGPHPAVPRDRGALLRMFSALRDG
- the aroE gene encoding shikimate dehydrogenase gives rise to the protein MTGPHAVTGATRVAGVIGDPVAHSSSPALHNAGYRALGLDYVYVAFPVPAGRGGDAVRAVPALGLAGLNVTMPHKADAARACDDLSDDAGTLGVANTVVPRDGGRVYGDSTDGPGFVAALRDDGVDPCGRGVVVIGAGGAARAIVLALGRAGARVTVAARRRDACEAAAALAPGARAIGLDDLGAAVRAVDVVVNATPIGMRGEPPPFDPACLRPEHVVLDTVYHPAETPLLAAARSAGVAVAANGLGMLVHQAALAFRLMTGVDAPLDAMRAAVTDGG
- a CDS encoding type II secretion system F family protein; its protein translation is MPTTFQYKVRDRAGRTVEGELEAESETLVAGKLRSMGYTPISIEKRGGPGLTSDVRIPGLTDRIKLKDVAVFSRQFATMIDSGLSLLRALSILGEQTENKELAHVVTEVRIDVEKGSSLSAALAKHPKAFNRLYVAMVRSGEAGGVLDSVLLKLAETIEKQVELRRKIKSAMTYPIVVFILVILIATAMLVFIVPQFKSMYHDLGGKLPALTRVLISVSNVVRTMFPFLIVAAVVAAWLFRRWIGTDSGRAAWDRFKLRVPVFGPLVRKTALSRFSRTLAALTRSGVPILESLEIVSVTSGNDVVSVALEDVQRAVKGGDSLTRPLEQHEVFPPMVVQMMAVGEETGALDEMLDKIADFYDQEIEATVDALTSLIEPLLIVMMGAIVGGMIIALYLPMFNIIKLIK
- a CDS encoding ATPase, T2SS/T4P/T4SS family, translating into MEAALSDGTHLGTLLLEEGLLTRAELETALAEQERTGKPLPRVLIESGAVTEIDVIRTLASQVGLDFVDLSEHPIDASVASMIPESLARRYRAMPIGWDDDRLVVVMADPANVFAVDDIRAISGAEVKTVVGTESQISDAIDRFHRLDTEVDSLAQTAAEELAEGDDIAKVREVVEDAPIVKFVNLLITQAVADRASDIHVEPTERDLRIRFRIDGVLHEVMQSPKSIQNGVISRLKVMADINIAERRVPQDGRMSLNVSGNPIDVRIATLPTVYGEKVVMRILDKGRGLLSLEDLGFLPEVLARYEGAYRKPYGTILVTGPTGSGKSTTLYATLNVLNEPHRNVITVEDPVEYRLAGINQMQINPKAGLTFAGALRSILRSDPDVVLVGEIRDRETATIAVEASLTGHLVLSTLHTNDAASTPMRLVEMGVEPFLVVSALDCVLAQRLARRLCDHCKEAYQPTEAELVEAGWPMDSLDEWPTLYQATGCTACGRTGYRGRFAIHEVMVMSEEIERLVIERRSTEDLKKVSVMQGMLTLREDGLRKVAAGHTSLEEIFRVVS
- the ruvX gene encoding Holliday junction resolvase RuvX, with the protein product MTRVLGVDLGSRRIGLALSDPGGTIALPHEVLARSGDDAADHAAIVSAARVAGATTIVVGLPRSLSGRDGPAARATRREVDALREVAARDGVEVELHDERLTTVIAQQGMTAANVRKRARRAVVDKVAAAVMLQSWLDGRLSERAGRRAEAWPSGPAAKPPGAEH
- the mltG gene encoding endolytic transglycosylase MltG, coding for MTDATSDDPSAPRQQQRAYRTRQRRRGLMVLGVLGVLAAPFLVAGAWFWWQVDAPGGQGAAVTVDIPSGTGVSGIGDRLHAAGVVGSSFAFRIYAEITGGGPYQAGEYELHRHMGARAAARALSKGPSVEHLALPPGLTLEQIAARVGTLRGLSADKFLAVARSGTIRSKYEPAGVSSLEGLTFPDTYVVDRGESEAQVLRTLVGRFDQEADAAGLARGGPHGASAYQAVIVASLIQTEAKLDVDRPLIAAVVYNRLHDGTPLQIDATVKYARGGGDGPLTNADFALASPYNTYKVKGLPPTPISTVALVSLRAALAPANAPYLYYVLIDASGKHAFATTYQQHLQNIAEARKKGLL